The Brenneria rubrifaciens genome has a window encoding:
- a CDS encoding EAL domain-containing protein has product MMIVKPISEASRHYVMEPIYNCQNTMFAMELLTRFDGGISTEEHIRNMNPSEKQRLLIDQLECVAKKRSYFIDNNLLLAINIDYSMAVFLLQNHHIEHLLDDLSFIRFEINERFPNLNDGKRNPLLSKLYNRYPLWLDDFGSGNANIYAVSQSLFNYVKLDKEFYWEMLRNRKGHLLPALVSNIKKYCQGVIVEGVQNQSEYFLLKNCGVDGMQGHIYTTYALDKIPLYPK; this is encoded by the coding sequence ATGATGATTGTTAAACCAATCTCAGAGGCCAGCAGACACTATGTTATGGAGCCTATCTATAACTGTCAGAACACTATGTTTGCCATGGAGCTATTGACACGGTTTGATGGAGGCATAAGTACAGAAGAACATATCCGAAATATGAATCCTTCTGAAAAACAGCGGCTGCTTATCGATCAACTGGAATGTGTTGCTAAGAAAAGGTCATATTTTATCGATAACAATTTACTGCTTGCGATTAATATCGATTATTCTATGGCGGTATTTTTATTGCAGAATCACCATATCGAACATTTACTGGATGACTTATCTTTTATCCGTTTCGAAATAAACGAAAGATTTCCTAATTTAAATGATGGGAAGCGTAACCCACTGCTTTCAAAACTTTATAACCGCTACCCACTGTGGCTGGATGACTTTGGCAGCGGAAATGCAAATATTTATGCCGTTAGCCAGTCTCTGTTTAATTATGTGAAATTAGATAAAGAATTTTACTGGGAAATGCTAAGAAATAGAAAAGGTCATCTGCTGCCAGCTTTAGTATCAAACATTAAAAAATACTGTCAGGGCGTCATTGTTGAAGGCGTACAAAACCAATCCGAGTATTTTCTACTGAAAAACTGCGGAGTAGACGGTATGCAAGGGCACATTTACACAACCTATGCGCTCGATAAAATCCCTCTATATCCCAAATGA
- a CDS encoding TOBE domain-containing protein: MSVSARNQLTGIVSSVTDGAVNNEVVLKLDGGEQLTTVITRASSDSLGLVPGKSVVALVKAPWVILASVDCGLNFSARNQFVGRVKSIVKGAVNSTVHVKTGNGLLLTSSITNESLDEMAIVDGSEVMALIKASSVILATQK; encoded by the coding sequence ATGTCAGTTTCTGCAAGAAATCAATTAACTGGTATTGTTTCCAGCGTTACTGATGGGGCGGTTAATAATGAAGTTGTTTTAAAACTGGACGGCGGAGAGCAACTGACAACCGTCATTACCAGGGCAAGCAGTGATTCTCTGGGATTGGTTCCAGGTAAATCGGTGGTTGCGTTAGTCAAAGCGCCCTGGGTTATTTTGGCATCGGTAGACTGCGGGCTGAATTTTTCAGCGCGTAATCAGTTTGTGGGTAGGGTGAAAAGCATTGTTAAAGGCGCGGTAAATTCCACTGTGCATGTTAAGACTGGCAATGGTTTATTGCTGACCTCTAGCATTACTAATGAGAGTCTTGATGAGATGGCGATTGTTGATGGGAGCGAAGTGATGGCCTTGATTAAAGCCTCCAGCGTGATTCTGGCTACGCAAAAATAA
- a CDS encoding cold shock domain-containing protein: protein MSNKMTGLVKWFDAGKGFGFITPTDGSKDVFVHFSAILGLGNDYKSLDEGQKVEFNVESGQKGPSAVNVSVI from the coding sequence ATGTCTAATAAAATGACTGGATTGGTAAAATGGTTTGACGCTGGTAAAGGTTTTGGTTTCATCACCCCGACTGACGGCAGCAAAGATGTTTTCGTTCACTTCTCTGCCATTTTAGGCCTGGGTAACGATTACAAAAGCCTGGACGAAGGCCAGAAAGTTGAATTCAACGTTGAAAGCGGTCAGAAAGGCCCATCAGCGGTGAACGTTTCCGTAATCTAA
- the lpxP gene encoding kdo(2)-lipid IV(A) palmitoleoyltransferase gives MKIKQRFTRSLFHPRFWLTWLGFGFLFLLVQLPYPLLMKVGRSTGRLSRFVLKRRASIARRNLELCFPTISVEEREAMIVSNFASLGMALVETGMAWFWPDRRVRRWFDVSGLENLQQACAKDRGVMVIGIHFMSLELGGRVMGLCQPMMAMYRPHNNKVMERVQTWGRSRSNKAMIDRKDLRGMVHALRRGEAVWFAPDQDYGPKGSVFAPFFAVKKAATTSGTFTIARLANPAMITTVLIRNPDASGYRLVIQPELQGYPYHDEQEAACYMNKVIEREIMRAPEQYLWLHRRFKTRPSGDGSLYA, from the coding sequence ATGAAGATTAAACAACGATTTACCCGGTCATTATTTCACCCGCGCTTTTGGCTTACCTGGCTCGGTTTTGGCTTTTTGTTCCTGCTGGTACAACTGCCTTACCCGCTATTGATGAAAGTCGGCCGTAGTACGGGACGCTTATCACGCTTTGTTCTGAAACGACGCGCGTCCATCGCACGGCGCAACCTTGAACTCTGTTTTCCCACGATTTCTGTTGAAGAGCGTGAAGCGATGATTGTCAGCAATTTCGCCTCGTTGGGAATGGCGCTGGTTGAAACCGGCATGGCCTGGTTTTGGCCTGATCGCCGCGTGCGCCGATGGTTTGATGTATCGGGGTTGGAAAACTTACAGCAGGCCTGTGCCAAAGATCGTGGCGTCATGGTTATCGGTATTCACTTCATGTCGCTGGAGCTGGGCGGCAGGGTGATGGGGCTGTGTCAGCCGATGATGGCGATGTATCGCCCACACAACAATAAAGTGATGGAGAGGGTTCAGACCTGGGGACGTTCCCGCTCCAACAAAGCGATGATCGACCGCAAGGATCTGCGCGGCATGGTGCACGCGCTGCGACGCGGCGAAGCGGTCTGGTTTGCTCCCGATCAGGATTACGGTCCTAAAGGCAGCGTGTTCGCGCCGTTCTTTGCAGTCAAGAAAGCGGCGACGACCAGCGGGACGTTTACAATAGCTCGTCTGGCAAACCCCGCCATGATCACCACGGTATTGATACGTAACCCCGATGCCTCTGGCTATCGACTGGTAATACAACCGGAACTTCAGGGTTACCCCTATCACGATGAGCAGGAAGCCGCGTGTTATATGAATAAGGTCATCGAACGTGAAATCATGCGTGCGCCGGAACAATATCTCTGGCTGCACCGTCGTTTTAAAACCCGCCCGTCAGGGGATGGTTCGCTCTACGCCTGA
- a CDS encoding NCS1 family nucleobase:cation symporter-1, producing the protein MPENSTVDNEAQAHYSPRLCNEDLAPTRVQTWSWYNIFSFWMSDVHSMGGYVVAASFFTLGLASWQVLLCLLAGICIVQLCANLVAKPSQISGVPYAVVCRQAFGVFGANIPAVIRGLIAFAWYGIQTYLAANALMLVLLKFYPSLVPLTQSHWLGLSALGWICFSVMWLLQAMVFWHGMSAIKRFIDIAGPAVYVVMLALAGWIVYKTGLENISFTLGSKTLTPGEQTWQMITATALVVSYFSGPLLNFGDFARYGKSMQEVRRGNRWGLPFNFLLFSIVTVVIVSGTQSLFGQMITDPIETVSRVGNSVAVALGLLTMIVATIGINIVANFVSPAFDFSNCSPQRISFRTGGMIAAVGSVLLTPWNLFQSPELIHYTLDVLGAFIGPLFGILMADFYLIKGGKIHVNDLFDATSKGRYWYRGGFNPNAVMALLPSVAIGLFISFTPGWNAVANFSWFIGAFLGAGCYRYLARRERVAAPERTTMRELLLRKD; encoded by the coding sequence ATGCCAGAAAATAGTACGGTAGATAATGAGGCACAGGCGCATTACAGCCCCCGGTTATGTAATGAAGATCTGGCTCCTACCCGCGTCCAAACCTGGTCCTGGTACAACATTTTTTCGTTCTGGATGTCTGATGTCCACAGTATGGGGGGCTATGTCGTCGCCGCAAGCTTCTTCACACTAGGGCTGGCGAGCTGGCAGGTGCTGTTATGCCTGTTGGCGGGAATCTGTATCGTACAACTGTGCGCCAATCTGGTGGCGAAACCCAGCCAGATCAGCGGCGTGCCTTATGCGGTGGTTTGTCGTCAGGCTTTCGGCGTCTTCGGCGCCAACATCCCGGCGGTTATCCGTGGCCTGATCGCCTTCGCCTGGTATGGCATTCAGACCTATCTTGCTGCCAACGCGCTGATGCTGGTGCTGCTAAAGTTCTATCCCTCGCTCGTACCGCTGACACAAAGTCATTGGCTCGGCCTCTCCGCGTTGGGGTGGATCTGTTTTAGCGTGATGTGGCTCTTGCAAGCCATGGTGTTCTGGCATGGCATGAGCGCCATTAAACGCTTTATTGATATCGCCGGACCGGCGGTCTATGTCGTGATGCTGGCGCTGGCCGGTTGGATCGTTTACAAAACCGGACTGGAAAATATTTCGTTTACCCTCGGCAGCAAAACGCTGACTCCCGGTGAGCAGACGTGGCAGATGATCACCGCAACGGCGTTGGTGGTTTCCTATTTCTCCGGTCCATTGCTCAACTTTGGCGATTTCGCGCGCTATGGCAAAAGTATGCAGGAAGTTCGCCGTGGCAATCGCTGGGGGCTGCCGTTTAACTTCCTGCTGTTCTCAATCGTTACCGTGGTGATCGTTTCCGGCACGCAGTCGCTGTTTGGTCAAATGATTACCGACCCGATTGAAACCGTCAGCCGCGTAGGTAACAGCGTTGCGGTCGCCCTGGGCTTGCTGACCATGATTGTCGCTACTATCGGGATCAATATCGTCGCGAACTTTGTGTCTCCGGCGTTTGATTTCTCCAACTGCTCACCACAGCGTATCAGCTTTCGCACCGGCGGGATGATCGCCGCCGTCGGCTCCGTGCTGCTGACACCGTGGAATTTGTTTCAATCACCGGAGCTGATTCACTATACGCTTGATGTGCTGGGCGCTTTTATCGGCCCGTTGTTCGGTATTCTGATGGCGGATTTCTATCTGATAAAAGGAGGAAAAATTCATGTGAATGATTTATTCGACGCCACGTCAAAAGGACGTTACTGGTATCGCGGCGGCTTCAATCCAAACGCGGTGATGGCGCTGTTGCCATCCGTCGCCATCGGCCTGTTCATCAGCTTTACTCCCGGATGGAACGCCGTAGCGAACTTCAGCTGGTTTATCGGCGCTTTTCTTGGCGCGGGTTGCTATCGCTATCTGGCGCGCCGTGAGAGAGTCGCGGCGCCCGAACGCACCACAATGCGCGAATTATTACTGCGCAAAGATTAA
- a CDS encoding GntR family transcriptional regulator gives MNYTYGLDQAAFIEQKDEVIYHALLNAMVEHQLLPGTKLPEEALAEVFDVSRTGIRKVLQRLATVQMITLTPKRGAHVATPSVEEAQDIFQTRSILECANLTQVAERCQPPHLAALGKLIQLEQQAHRDQNGPEAIRLSAAFHIQLQAISGNAVLTAMVSQLTLRSSLVIAAYGAPWQQGCRCYDHHDLLTLLREKKVEALSSHMRRHFADIVSSLRFDRDEEAEPDFARLFGHLKERKA, from the coding sequence ATGAACTATACCTATGGACTTGATCAAGCCGCATTTATTGAACAAAAAGATGAAGTTATTTATCACGCTCTGTTAAATGCGATGGTTGAACATCAGTTATTGCCGGGAACAAAATTGCCGGAGGAGGCGCTGGCAGAGGTATTTGACGTCAGCCGCACCGGGATCAGAAAAGTGCTGCAACGTCTTGCCACGGTGCAAATGATCACCTTAACGCCCAAACGTGGTGCGCATGTCGCCACGCCATCGGTGGAAGAAGCGCAGGATATCTTCCAAACGCGCAGCATACTGGAGTGCGCAAACTTGACGCAGGTGGCCGAGCGCTGCCAGCCTCCTCATCTGGCGGCGCTGGGCAAACTGATACAGTTGGAACAGCAGGCCCATCGCGATCAAAACGGCCCGGAGGCGATCCGTCTGTCCGCCGCCTTTCATATTCAGTTACAGGCTATCTCCGGTAATGCGGTGCTGACGGCAATGGTGTCGCAGCTCACCCTGCGCTCTTCGCTGGTCATTGCCGCCTATGGCGCGCCGTGGCAGCAGGGATGCCGCTGTTACGATCATCACGATCTTCTCACTTTACTGCGAGAGAAAAAGGTCGAGGCCCTGTCGAGCCATATGCGGCGCCACTTTGCCGATATTGTCTCTAGTCTGCGTTTTGATCGGGATGAAGAGGCCGAGCCTGATTTCGCTCGTCTGTTTGGGCACCTAAAGGAGCGTAAAGCATGA
- a CDS encoding aspartate/glutamate racemase family protein: MSACVIQVINPNTSLAMTERIGDAARRVAAPGTEIIAVSPSQGVPSIEGHFDEAIAAIGVLEQVKQGKARGVQGHVIACFGDPGLLAARELASAPVVGIAEAAMHMATLVATRFSIVTTLPRTLIIARHLLQRYGFEHHCAGLHAIDLPVLALEEGAGTARHKVRDFCIQSSRGCDTGAIVLGCGGMADLAWELTQELGMPVIDGVSAAVKLIESLVSLGLTTSKRGDLDYPLAKPLSGMFSPLR, from the coding sequence ATGAGTGCGTGCGTCATTCAGGTCATCAACCCGAATACCAGCCTCGCCATGACCGAGAGGATCGGCGACGCCGCCCGTCGCGTTGCGGCGCCGGGGACGGAAATTATCGCCGTCAGCCCATCGCAAGGCGTGCCATCGATCGAGGGGCATTTTGATGAGGCGATTGCGGCGATTGGCGTACTGGAGCAGGTGAAGCAGGGGAAAGCGCGGGGCGTTCAGGGGCATGTGATCGCCTGTTTTGGCGATCCGGGCCTGCTGGCGGCCCGTGAACTGGCCAGTGCGCCGGTGGTGGGGATCGCAGAAGCCGCCATGCATATGGCGACGCTGGTGGCGACGCGTTTTTCGATTGTCACTACGCTCCCGCGCACGCTGATTATTGCCCGCCATCTACTCCAACGTTATGGTTTTGAGCATCACTGCGCCGGGCTGCATGCGATCGATCTGCCGGTACTGGCGTTGGAGGAGGGGGCAGGTACGGCACGACACAAAGTGCGGGATTTTTGTATACAATCCAGTCGTGGGTGCGATACCGGCGCTATCGTACTGGGCTGTGGCGGCATGGCCGATCTAGCGTGGGAACTTACGCAAGAATTGGGTATGCCGGTGATTGATGGCGTCAGCGCCGCCGTCAAACTGATCGAATCTTTGGTGTCGCTGGGACTTACGACCAGTAAACGCGGCGATCTGGATTATCCTCTCGCCAAGCCGCTGAGCGGTATGTTCAGCCCACTACGTTAG
- a CDS encoding NCS2 family permease, with the protein MSNTTRLADSAARPHGALDAFFKITQRGSSVRQEVLAGLTTFLAMVYSVIVVPGMLGKAGFPPTAVFVATCLVAGLGSLLMGLWANLPMAIGCAISLTAFTAFSLVLGQQISVPVALGAIFLMGVLFTIISATGVRTWILRNLPLGVAHGTGIGIGLFLLIIAANGIGLVVKNPIDGLPVALGDFTSFPVTMALLGLAATIGLEKRHVPGGILLVIIVISILGLIFDPNVKYQGFFALPSLTGADGTSLIFSLDIMGALQPLVLPSVLALVMTAVFDATGTIRAVAGQANLLDKDGQIINGGKALTSDSVSSIFSSLVGTSPAAVYIESAAGTAAGGKTGLTATVVGVLFLLILFLSPLSYLVPGYATAPALMYVGLLMLSNVSKLNFDDFVDAMSGLVCAVFIVLTCNIVTGIMLGFGSLVLGRLFSGEWRKLNVGTVLIAIALAVFYVGGWAL; encoded by the coding sequence ATGTCAAATACCACACGTCTGGCTGATAGTGCGGCGCGTCCGCATGGCGCGCTTGACGCATTTTTTAAAATCACGCAGCGGGGAAGTAGCGTGCGGCAGGAAGTGCTGGCTGGGTTGACCACGTTTCTGGCGATGGTTTACTCGGTTATCGTCGTGCCGGGCATGCTGGGGAAAGCGGGCTTCCCGCCGACCGCGGTATTTGTCGCAACCTGTCTGGTTGCCGGTTTGGGCTCATTACTGATGGGCTTGTGGGCCAATCTGCCGATGGCCATCGGTTGCGCCATCTCCCTGACCGCGTTTACCGCCTTCAGCTTGGTGCTGGGCCAGCAGATTAGCGTACCGGTCGCGTTGGGGGCGATTTTCCTGATGGGGGTGTTGTTTACCATCATCTCCGCCACCGGGGTCCGTACCTGGATTTTACGTAATCTTCCGCTTGGGGTAGCGCACGGTACGGGTATTGGTATCGGCCTGTTTTTGTTGATTATCGCCGCCAACGGCATTGGTCTGGTGGTAAAAAATCCCATCGATGGTCTGCCCGTCGCGCTGGGGGATTTTACCTCGTTTCCGGTCACGATGGCGTTGTTGGGGCTGGCAGCGACTATCGGCTTGGAAAAACGTCACGTCCCCGGCGGTATCTTGCTGGTTATTATTGTGATTTCCATTTTGGGGCTGATTTTCGATCCCAATGTGAAATATCAGGGGTTTTTTGCATTGCCGAGTCTGACTGGCGCGGACGGCACGTCTCTGATCTTCAGTCTGGATATCATGGGCGCGTTGCAGCCGCTGGTCTTGCCAAGCGTACTGGCGTTGGTCATGACGGCGGTGTTTGATGCGACCGGCACAATCCGTGCGGTGGCGGGTCAGGCAAATCTGCTGGATAAAGACGGACAGATCATCAACGGCGGCAAAGCGCTGACGTCTGACTCCGTCAGCAGCATTTTCTCCAGCCTGGTGGGAACGTCGCCCGCCGCAGTTTATATTGAATCGGCTGCGGGTACGGCCGCCGGCGGCAAAACCGGCCTGACCGCTACCGTGGTCGGCGTGCTGTTCCTGTTGATCCTGTTCCTGTCCCCGCTGTCTTATCTGGTGCCGGGCTACGCGACGGCGCCAGCGCTAATGTATGTTGGCCTGCTGATGCTGAGCAACGTGTCCAAACTGAATTTTGATGACTTTGTTGACGCGATGTCCGGCCTGGTGTGCGCAGTGTTTATCGTACTGACCTGTAACATCGTGACCGGTATTATGCTGGGTTTTGGTTCACTGGTGCTTGGCCGTCTCTTCTCCGGCGAATGGCGCAAACTGAACGTCGGGACGGTGCTTATTGCCATCGCGCTGGCGGTGTTCTACGTCGGTGGTTGGGCGCTGTAA
- a CDS encoding Na+/H+ antiporter, with protein sequence MEIFFTILILTLMVSLSGVVTRILPFQIPLPLMQIAVGAILAWPQFGLHVDFNPELFMVLFIPPLLFADGWKTPTREFLKHGREIFGLALVLVLITVVGIGYFIYWMVPGMPLIAAFALAAVLSPTDAVALSGIVGEDRIPKKLMGILQGEALMNDASGLVSLKFAVAIAMGTMVFTVSGATLAFLQVAAGGLLAGVAVTWLYSKSLRIISRWSGGDAATQIVLMLLLPFAAYLIAEHIGVSGILAAVASGMTIGQAGVIRHAPLAMRLRANGVWSMLEFVFNGMVFIMLGLQLPGILETSVTQAELDPTVETWMLFTDIAIIYVALLLLRFSWLWVMKRYSMHIQKKKPMVFGEFTTRELWIASFAGVRGAITLAGVLSIPLLLTDGTAFPSRYQLVFIATGVILFSLLCGVLALPLLLRGMVVADKAAYAKEERMARVATAEVAINSLHKMEERLAADREENIDEQVLKEVSARVIGNLRRRVVDKDNLENSLLIENLERRFRLTALNSERAELYHLRATQQISNETLQKMLRELDLLEAVLIERE encoded by the coding sequence ATGGAAATCTTTTTTACTATTCTTATTCTAACCCTGATGGTTTCTCTATCAGGTGTGGTTACGCGAATTTTACCTTTTCAAATACCTCTGCCATTAATGCAAATCGCCGTTGGCGCCATACTCGCCTGGCCCCAGTTTGGTTTGCATGTCGATTTCAACCCCGAGTTGTTCATGGTGCTGTTTATCCCGCCGCTGCTGTTTGCGGATGGCTGGAAAACACCGACCCGCGAATTTCTGAAACATGGCCGGGAGATTTTTGGTCTGGCGCTGGTTCTGGTCTTGATTACCGTGGTGGGCATCGGTTATTTCATCTACTGGATGGTGCCGGGCATGCCGTTGATTGCCGCCTTCGCGCTGGCCGCGGTACTGTCGCCGACCGATGCGGTGGCGCTGTCCGGCATTGTGGGTGAAGATCGTATTCCGAAAAAGCTAATGGGTATTCTTCAGGGCGAAGCGTTAATGAATGACGCCTCTGGCCTGGTATCGCTGAAGTTTGCGGTAGCGATTGCGATGGGCACGATGGTGTTCACGGTGTCTGGCGCGACACTGGCGTTCCTTCAGGTGGCGGCAGGCGGCTTGCTGGCCGGTGTCGCCGTCACCTGGCTGTACAGTAAATCCCTACGCATCATCAGCCGCTGGAGCGGCGGTGACGCGGCCACACAAATTGTATTAATGCTGCTGTTGCCCTTTGCCGCCTACCTGATTGCGGAACACATTGGCGTATCGGGCATTTTGGCGGCCGTCGCCTCCGGGATGACTATCGGCCAGGCCGGGGTGATCCGCCATGCGCCGCTGGCGATGCGATTACGTGCGAACGGCGTCTGGTCGATGCTGGAGTTTGTGTTTAACGGCATGGTGTTCATCATGCTGGGGCTGCAACTGCCGGGCATACTGGAAACCTCGGTGACGCAGGCGGAGCTGGACCCCACCGTTGAAACCTGGATGCTGTTTACCGACATTGCCATCATTTACGTCGCGCTGCTGCTGTTGCGTTTCAGTTGGCTGTGGGTGATGAAAAGATACAGTATGCATATTCAGAAAAAAAAGCCGATGGTGTTTGGCGAATTCACGACGCGTGAACTGTGGATTGCCTCGTTCGCCGGCGTACGCGGGGCGATTACGCTGGCCGGCGTGCTCTCTATCCCGCTGTTATTGACCGACGGCACCGCGTTCCCGTCACGTTACCAACTGGTGTTTATTGCCACCGGCGTTATCCTGTTCTCCCTGTTGTGCGGCGTACTGGCGTTACCCCTGTTGCTGCGGGGGATGGTGGTGGCGGATAAAGCGGCTTATGCCAAAGAGGAGCGCATGGCGCGGGTCGCCACGGCGGAAGTAGCCATCAACAGTCTGCATAAAATGGAAGAACGACTGGCCGCGGATCGCGAGGAAAATATTGATGAGCAGGTGCTGAAAGAAGTCAGCGCTCGCGTCATCGGCAACCTGCGGCGGCGGGTGGTGGATAAAGACAATCTGGAAAACAGTTTGCTGATTGAAAATCTGGAGCGGCGTTTTCGCCTGACGGCGCTGAATTCGGAGCGTGCGGAGCTGTATCACCTGCGCGCCACCCAGCAAATCAGCAATGAAACGTTGCAAAAAATGCTGCGCGAGTTGGATTTGCTGGAGGCGGTGCTGATCGAGCGGGAGTAG
- a CDS encoding response regulator transcription factor — MRVLVVDDDSVLCHWLGSKLHSHGHSCRMVHDGEHALKAIKDEVYDVVLLDRMLPIMDGFTVLRELQGSRHPPIMLLSALDRDVDRVMGLELGAEDYLGKPFNFNELRLRLDIMARRGKRHTDDSSLLIFEDLQLDRLQRVAWRGGQRIDLTDKEIKLLIILMENPGQAITRTMLLERVWGYNFDPQTNLIDVHMSKLRAKIDKGFPRPLIKTLRSMGYALGSIDKDKTDVGSHAE; from the coding sequence ATGCGCGTACTGGTGGTTGATGATGATTCTGTATTGTGCCATTGGCTGGGTTCTAAATTACATTCGCACGGTCATTCATGCCGTATGGTTCATGATGGCGAACACGCATTAAAAGCCATAAAAGATGAAGTTTATGATGTGGTTCTGCTGGATAGAATGTTGCCGATTATGGACGGATTTACCGTATTGCGTGAATTACAGGGATCGCGTCATCCGCCGATTATGCTGCTTTCCGCATTAGACCGGGATGTTGATCGGGTAATGGGGTTGGAACTCGGCGCGGAAGATTACCTGGGCAAACCTTTTAATTTTAATGAATTAAGACTGCGTCTGGATATTATGGCGCGGCGCGGTAAACGCCATACGGACGACTCCTCTCTCCTGATATTCGAAGACCTGCAACTTGATCGCCTGCAACGGGTGGCATGGCGCGGCGGTCAACGTATCGATCTGACGGATAAAGAAATCAAGTTGTTGATCATTCTTATGGAAAATCCCGGTCAGGCGATAACCCGCACCATGCTGCTGGAGCGGGTATGGGGCTACAATTTCGATCCGCAAACCAATTTGATTGACGTACACATGTCAAAACTGCGTGCGAAAATTGATAAAGGTTTCCCGCGACCGTTGATTAAAACGCTCAGATCAATGGGGTACGCGTTAGGCTCTATTGATAAGGATAAAACAGATGTTGGCAGCCACGCTGAATAA
- a CDS encoding sensor histidine kinase, producing MLAATLNKIKIKKLGRRWQIKIKHRQLIGASQYPGFLCTSNFRQAITIVFLFLLMMLMCIIGFSSLSETLVRTHVREVILGNIYDYSMQSRLSNANNLITQLRQDNLAKNDELPLFLVANKNGDILYRNHPLNNVQNTQCRMDVACLKAVLSSKSDANLIGLSVKLDDGAVLFTAYNIKPMLERVRTIPLVAGAGLFVVLLFCLFVSRHFSLRSLRSVEKIRAALHRYSTGEQQVRMPLSPYGDDFDKLSEDINQNLERIERLMEQVRSTSSHIAHELRTPLTHLQNRLFNLTERAGLDGEVSEELNLAVEEVHKILGLFRTVMRIGEIESGRCVHQFEHIEARQLLEEVAEYYQPLAEARGCQIKVEIKAGIQLFGDRALLFQALANLVENALKYAAQGKEVTLGVTLYRGWIALSVADRGPGIPATQHEKALQRFQRLETWQQSGYGLGLSLVQAIADLHNGRLTLESSYPGLNVYLCLTRC from the coding sequence ATGTTGGCAGCCACGCTGAATAAAATAAAAATAAAGAAGCTGGGGCGTCGCTGGCAGATAAAAATAAAACACCGGCAATTAATAGGGGCAAGCCAATATCCCGGCTTTTTATGCACCTCTAATTTCCGGCAGGCGATTACCATTGTTTTTTTATTTTTGCTGATGATGCTGATGTGTATTATCGGTTTCAGTTCATTGAGTGAAACGTTAGTCAGAACGCATGTCCGTGAAGTTATTCTGGGTAATATTTATGATTACTCCATGCAATCGCGTTTAAGTAATGCAAATAACCTGATCACTCAACTTCGGCAGGACAATCTGGCTAAAAACGATGAATTACCGCTATTTCTGGTGGCCAATAAAAACGGCGATATTTTATATCGCAACCATCCGCTGAATAATGTGCAAAACACGCAGTGCCGGATGGATGTGGCCTGCCTGAAAGCGGTGCTGTCGAGTAAAAGCGACGCCAATCTGATTGGTCTGTCCGTCAAGCTGGACGATGGCGCCGTGCTGTTTACCGCTTACAATATCAAGCCGATGCTGGAGCGGGTGCGAACCATCCCGCTGGTGGCGGGGGCCGGATTGTTCGTCGTGCTGTTGTTCTGCCTGTTTGTCAGCCGTCATTTCAGCCTGAGGAGCTTGCGCAGCGTCGAGAAAATCCGTGCCGCGCTGCACCGTTACAGCACCGGCGAGCAGCAGGTGCGCATGCCGTTGTCACCTTACGGCGATGACTTCGACAAGCTGAGTGAAGATATCAATCAGAATCTGGAACGCATTGAACGCCTGATGGAGCAGGTTCGCAGTACCTCCAGTCATATCGCCCATGAGCTGCGAACTCCGTTGACCCATTTGCAAAACCGTCTGTTCAATCTGACGGAACGCGCCGGACTGGATGGCGAAGTGAGTGAAGAGCTGAATCTGGCGGTTGAGGAAGTCCACAAAATTCTCGGCCTGTTCCGCACGGTGATGCGCATTGGTGAAATTGAAAGCGGGCGCTGTGTGCATCAGTTCGAACACATTGAAGCGCGACAGTTGCTGGAAGAAGTCGCCGAATATTATCAGCCGCTGGCGGAAGCGCGCGGCTGTCAGATCAAGGTGGAAATCAAGGCGGGTATCCAGTTGTTCGGTGATCGCGCCTTGCTGTTTCAGGCGTTGGCGAATCTGGTGGAAAATGCCCTCAAGTACGCGGCTCAGGGAAAAGAGGTCACCCTGGGCGTTACGCTCTACCGTGGCTGGATTGCCCTCAGCGTCGCCGATCGCGGGCCGGGTATTCCGGCGACCCAGCATGAGAAAGCCCTACAGCGATTTCAGCGGCTGGAAACCTGGCAGCAGTCGGGCTATGGACTCGGTTTGTCCCTGGTACAGGCGATTGCCGATCTGCATAACGGAAGGCTCACTCTGGAATCCTCTTATCCCGGGCTCAATGTTTATCTGTGTCTGACCCGTTGTTAA
- a CDS encoding Flp family type IVb pilin, protein MDTMKTKLRAFLRDESGVTAIEYGILAAAMAAAIGAIFGSDGIFVQALNEKFSEIADQITGAGTSGSNASGTAK, encoded by the coding sequence ATGGATACGATGAAAACTAAATTGCGCGCGTTCCTGCGCGATGAAAGCGGTGTGACGGCAATTGAATACGGCATTCTTGCCGCGGCGATGGCGGCGGCGATCGGCGCTATTTTTGGCAGTGACGGGATCTTTGTTCAGGCGCTGAATGAAAAATTCAGTGAAATCGCCGATCAGATTACCGGCGCCGGCACCAGTGGTTCCAATGCATCAGGGACGGCGAAATAA